One genomic segment of Hugenholtzia roseola DSM 9546 includes these proteins:
- the rnr gene encoding ribonuclease R produces MSKKNKKTKKHTDSQPPFMPQTLSNGEANPQENPSDPNADSNPSTQPSSKKNHKEKSKVKKKEKKQAEKSPKAKKGKKSEKSPKMGDSPLQNLKEQLKRKLKKWVGNLMHFIDNTDDTQILNHLETRLQEEDAPLPILSISEPISEPISEKIEPTKKDAPSETPKSEHKAESESQNKPNTKTLKTPLSPEEAYEKAYSESLEAFAQESAEEEAEPQQIATAESKREVATPKPAPRKYAGKTYRGTIDYISREYSYILCEELEKDAFVNSRKVLGAIDGDEVEFFLTGKSRGRNPEAEVLEVVSRKREEFVARLEMFNRYAFAIIDQRKVQLHVFIPPQGINEAEHGQKVVVRITEWSSEREKNPVGEVVRVLGQAGENETEIHAIMLEFNLPTDFDEKLIEKASQIPDTIDEIEIAKRRDLRPITTFTIDPFDAKDFDDALSIRQLKAGTSQADSIWEIGVHIADVTHYVHPLSLLEKEAQKRATSVYLVDRVVPMLPERLSNELCSLRPHEDKLTFSAVFEMNEEGKILKSWFGKTVIHSDRRFTYEEAQERIESGEGDFATEILKLNQIAKNLQEKRFQQGAIGFETQEVKFKLDENGIPIAVIPKERKEAHKLIEEFMLLANKKVAEFVYQYQGGGEKNVMVYRTHDNPDPEKLENLRNFAKGFGYEVDTRPEKVAFSIQKLIDDTEGKPEANVLQQLAIRSMAKAKYTTQPIGHFGLAFEHYSHFTSPIRRYPDMMAHRLLEKYLNNNTKGVAKQKFEELCRHASEMEKRAADAERASIRYKQAEYMSKMIGETFAGIITGITEWGIYVEITETACEGMARLSDLKDDHYEYDARNQRYIGQRTQKVYALGADVEVEVKAVDIERRTIDLRLVELEPIIQKTASRTRRRGRRRR; encoded by the coding sequence ATGTCTAAAAAAAACAAAAAAACGAAAAAACATACCGACTCGCAGCCGCCTTTTATGCCGCAAACCCTGTCGAATGGAGAGGCTAACCCCCAAGAAAATCCTTCCGACCCCAACGCTGACTCAAATCCTTCTACTCAACCCTCATCAAAGAAAAATCACAAAGAAAAAAGTAAAGTGAAGAAAAAAGAAAAAAAGCAGGCGGAAAAATCGCCCAAAGCCAAGAAAGGCAAAAAAAGTGAAAAGTCCCCGAAAATGGGAGATAGCCCTTTGCAAAATCTCAAAGAACAGCTCAAACGAAAGCTCAAAAAATGGGTAGGCAATCTTATGCACTTCATCGATAATACCGACGATACCCAGATTTTAAACCACCTCGAAACGCGCCTACAAGAAGAAGATGCGCCCTTGCCTATCTTATCTATTTCCGAGCCTATTTCCGAGCCTATTTCCGAAAAAATAGAACCTACCAAAAAAGACGCGCCTTCGGAAACGCCCAAGTCTGAACATAAAGCCGAGAGCGAATCTCAAAACAAGCCTAACACAAAGACGCTCAAAACGCCACTTTCACCCGAAGAAGCCTACGAAAAAGCCTATTCTGAATCGTTGGAAGCCTTTGCGCAAGAAAGTGCAGAAGAAGAAGCAGAGCCACAGCAAATAGCCACCGCCGAATCCAAAAGAGAAGTGGCTACCCCAAAACCTGCCCCCAGAAAATATGCAGGCAAGACTTATCGTGGTACGATTGACTACATCAGTCGCGAATATTCCTATATTCTTTGTGAAGAATTAGAAAAGGACGCTTTTGTCAATAGTAGAAAAGTTTTGGGTGCAATAGATGGCGACGAGGTCGAGTTTTTCCTCACAGGCAAATCGCGCGGCAGAAACCCCGAAGCGGAAGTTTTAGAAGTGGTCAGTCGCAAGCGAGAGGAGTTTGTGGCGCGTTTGGAAATGTTCAATCGCTATGCTTTTGCTATCATAGACCAGCGAAAGGTGCAGTTGCACGTTTTCATTCCCCCGCAAGGCATCAATGAAGCCGAGCATGGGCAAAAGGTAGTGGTCAGAATTACTGAATGGAGCAGTGAGCGCGAAAAGAATCCTGTTGGGGAAGTGGTGCGCGTATTAGGGCAGGCAGGCGAAAATGAAACAGAAATCCATGCGATTATGTTGGAATTTAATTTGCCTACCGATTTTGACGAAAAATTGATAGAAAAGGCAAGCCAAATTCCCGACACGATTGATGAGATAGAAATTGCCAAAAGACGCGATTTGCGCCCTATTACCACTTTTACCATCGACCCTTTTGATGCCAAAGATTTCGATGATGCCCTTTCTATCCGCCAACTTAAAGCAGGCACAAGCCAAGCCGATTCCATTTGGGAAATTGGCGTGCATATCGCCGACGTAACCCATTACGTACACCCACTTTCGCTTTTAGAAAAGGAAGCCCAAAAACGCGCGACTTCTGTTTATTTGGTAGATAGAGTTGTGCCTATGCTGCCTGAACGCCTTTCAAACGAACTTTGCTCTTTGCGTCCGCATGAAGACAAACTCACCTTTTCGGCAGTCTTTGAGATGAACGAGGAAGGCAAAATTTTAAAGTCGTGGTTTGGAAAAACGGTCATTCATTCCGACCGCCGCTTTACTTACGAGGAGGCACAAGAGCGCATCGAATCGGGTGAAGGCGACTTTGCTACCGAAATTTTAAAGCTCAATCAGATTGCGAAAAATTTGCAAGAAAAACGCTTTCAGCAGGGTGCAATCGGTTTCGAAACCCAAGAGGTGAAGTTTAAATTAGACGAAAATGGAATCCCGATTGCCGTCATTCCAAAAGAGCGAAAAGAGGCGCACAAGCTCATCGAAGAATTTATGTTATTGGCGAATAAAAAAGTAGCCGAATTTGTCTATCAATACCAAGGGGGAGGCGAAAAGAACGTCATGGTCTATCGCACACACGACAATCCAGACCCCGAAAAGCTCGAAAACTTGCGAAACTTTGCCAAAGGCTTTGGCTATGAAGTAGATACGCGCCCCGAAAAGGTTGCCTTTTCTATCCAAAAGCTCATAGATGACACCGAAGGGAAGCCCGAAGCCAACGTTTTGCAGCAACTTGCTATCCGCTCGATGGCAAAGGCGAAATACACCACGCAGCCTATCGGACACTTCGGATTGGCTTTTGAACACTATTCACACTTTACTTCGCCCATTCGCCGCTACCCCGACATGATGGCGCATAGGCTTTTGGAAAAATATCTCAACAACAACACAAAAGGTGTCGCCAAGCAGAAATTTGAGGAACTCTGTCGCCATGCCTCTGAAATGGAAAAACGCGCTGCCGATGCCGAACGCGCTTCTATTCGCTACAAACAAGCCGAGTACATGTCTAAAATGATAGGGGAAACCTTTGCAGGCATCATCACAGGCATCACCGAATGGGGGATTTATGTAGAAATCACCGAAACGGCTTGCGAAGGCATGGCGCGTCTTTCCGACCTCAAAGACGACCATTACGAATACGACGCACGCAACCAACGCTACATAGGGCAGCGCACACAAAAGGTCTATGCCTTAGGTGCTGATGTAGAAGTGGAAGTCAAAGCCGTAGATATCGAGCGCAGAACGATAGATTTGCGTTTGGTAGAATTAGAACCAATCATACAAAAAACTGCCTCACGCACGCGCAGGCGCGGTAGGAGGAGGCGTTAG
- a CDS encoding ABC transporter permease, giving the protein MFAYIRNKIIYGSSVIFGVMVVVFLIFHTLPGDPVSLIAGNRATPETIAQIRQDLGLDKPLVVQLLYYINDLSPLSIHQNSPTQVEKYSYWLAIPLGDYSLMLKPPYLRRSYHSNKPVSEILSERIAETLWLALVSMSFATVLGIALGLFSALNQNRFWDNLIITASVIGFSAPSFIAAILISLLFGYYLSEYTGLNMTGSLWDNDVYAGKGLELKNIILPALTLGMRPLAMIVQMTRNAMIEELSRDYIRTARAKGLNKWQVIVKHALKNALNPVITAASGWLASMMAGAFFVEYVFNWKGLGWVTINAVNNLDLPVIMGSTLLVALFFVVISILVDVLYAWIDPRVRLR; this is encoded by the coding sequence ATGTTTGCATACATACGCAATAAAATTATTTACGGCAGTTCGGTCATTTTTGGCGTAATGGTAGTGGTTTTTCTTATCTTCCATACCCTTCCCGGCGACCCTGTGTCGCTCATTGCAGGGAATAGAGCCACACCCGAAACTATCGCCCAAATCAGACAGGATTTGGGCTTAGATAAGCCTTTGGTTGTGCAGCTTTTGTACTATATCAACGACCTTTCTCCGCTTTCTATCCATCAAAACAGCCCAACACAAGTCGAAAAATATAGTTATTGGCTTGCCATTCCGCTGGGCGATTACAGCCTGATGCTCAAACCGCCCTACCTACGGCGTTCCTACCACTCTAATAAACCTGTGAGCGAAATTTTGAGCGAGCGCATTGCCGAAACGCTTTGGCTGGCTTTGGTTTCGATGAGTTTCGCCACTGTCTTGGGCATTGCCTTGGGGCTATTTTCCGCCCTGAATCAAAACCGCTTTTGGGACAATCTTATCATCACCGCTTCGGTCATTGGTTTTTCCGCACCTTCTTTTATCGCTGCAATCCTGATTTCGCTGCTCTTTGGCTACTACCTAAGCGAATATACGGGGCTTAATATGACGGGTTCGCTCTGGGATAATGACGTATATGCAGGCAAAGGCTTGGAATTGAAAAATATCATCTTACCTGCCCTCACTTTGGGCATGCGTCCTTTGGCTATGATTGTGCAGATGACGCGCAACGCCATGATTGAAGAATTGAGCCGCGACTACATTCGCACTGCACGCGCCAAAGGCTTAAACAAATGGCAGGTTATCGTCAAACACGCGCTCAAAAACGCGCTCAATCCTGTCATTACTGCCGCTTCGGGTTGGCTTGCCTCTATGATGGCGGGCGCGTTTTTTGTAGAATATGTATTTAATTGGAAAGGCTTAGGCTGGGTTACTATCAATGCGGTCAATAACCTCGATTTGCCCGTTATTATGGGTTCTACCCTACTTGTGGCACTGTTTTTTGTTGTCATCAGTATCCTTGTCGATGTTTTGTATGCTTGGATAGACCCACGTGTGCGCCTGCGTTAG
- a CDS encoding DUF5686 and carboxypeptidase regulatory-like domain-containing protein, which yields MKSLFFFLSIFFAFLTTAFAQKTGVQGKVVDENREPLPFLTIYLEDGTQSTTTNANGDYFLALPKGEYQIIFRFVGYETVSKTVEINQEVVTLDLEMKPVSFLLKEVEITPDKENPAYAIIRQAQRKRTFYRDELKAYSFKSYIKCIQKLDEFDVPRLFIGKKEQDEIKRQMKENKGIVYLSESISRCYFKAPNSKKEVMIASKVSGNSNGFSWNSTTDMLLNLYENQQNIQVAPRPFVSPIAQNAFSHYEYRYLGETNDRGRLVHKIEVLPKNKYGALYSGEIFIQDSTWRIHSVNLLVKKEAGLEYLEYVKIKQVFVPLAGDIWQLGTQVFDFRLDVGMMGVKVKGNGSYAGSFSEYNLEPRFTQNSLKKDLGNKYIPTKSAKAKTKKVASRQQTQKQSNKDLKTNQKEIVKKEDEIDKKEAKAFFKGETMLIPDSVNKKTEAFWLEQRPVPLTAEEKEDYVRKDSIELVVNSKAYLDSTDKVNNRFKFNSLLFGYTYQNRHKKYRLSTSSLINGLSFNTVEGWVVNPSINLVKYDNEKYRYHSNLFSVRYGFSSKKWYYTFNHFTTFDLVKRRQFRFIAQRDINQFHVGAIQPFINTLYTIFAEENYIKLYERDLIHFAYNQELFNGVSIYLAGQWENRRTLQNATNLPKTYIDYEHKIFDTNNPIPIEDPNVLPTQSKAVLLSANLRVRLKQTYLMRPYQKVVLETPYPTLYLRYQMGVPILGASSNFHRITLEINDQTKVGRIGNLQYLFKAGTFLQAQNLTFFDYQHFDTSPILLARSENLLFLNLPYYAHSTNGNFVEGHLEHDFGGFLMKKLPLFRKTTATFVIKGSYLYTSQNTQVSKPVHYAEISFGVTKILKTLRLDLVHSWKSNWATQEGIYYQNPWGLRLRFNN from the coding sequence ATGAAATCTTTATTCTTTTTTTTATCTATTTTCTTTGCCTTTCTTACAACTGCCTTTGCACAAAAAACAGGCGTACAGGGAAAAGTTGTAGATGAAAATCGCGAACCGCTGCCCTTTCTCACCATCTACCTCGAAGACGGCACGCAAAGCACCACCACTAACGCCAACGGCGACTACTTTTTAGCCCTTCCAAAAGGCGAGTACCAAATTATTTTTCGCTTCGTTGGCTATGAAACAGTTTCAAAAACAGTTGAAATAAATCAAGAAGTTGTTACGCTTGACCTCGAAATGAAACCCGTTTCCTTTCTGCTCAAAGAAGTAGAAATCACCCCCGACAAGGAAAATCCCGCCTACGCCATTATTCGCCAAGCACAAAGAAAACGCACCTTTTATAGAGATGAACTCAAAGCCTATTCGTTTAAATCTTATATCAAATGTATTCAGAAATTAGACGAATTTGATGTGCCGCGCCTTTTTATTGGTAAGAAAGAGCAAGACGAAATCAAGCGACAGATGAAAGAAAACAAGGGAATTGTGTATCTGTCCGAATCCATTTCGCGCTGCTATTTCAAAGCCCCCAACAGCAAAAAAGAAGTGATGATTGCTTCAAAAGTTAGTGGAAATAGCAACGGTTTTAGTTGGAACAGTACAACAGATATGTTATTAAATTTATATGAAAATCAGCAAAATATACAGGTTGCGCCACGCCCTTTTGTGTCGCCTATCGCCCAAAATGCCTTTTCTCACTACGAATATCGCTATTTGGGTGAAACCAACGACAGAGGGCGGCTCGTGCATAAAATAGAAGTCTTGCCCAAAAATAAATATGGCGCACTTTATAGCGGCGAAATTTTTATTCAGGATAGCACTTGGCGGATTCATAGCGTCAATCTTTTAGTAAAAAAAGAAGCAGGTTTAGAATATTTAGAATATGTAAAAATAAAACAAGTATTTGTACCGCTGGCAGGCGACATTTGGCAGCTCGGTACGCAGGTTTTCGACTTTCGCTTAGATGTTGGCATGATGGGAGTCAAAGTAAAAGGCAATGGTTCTTATGCAGGCTCATTTTCAGAGTACAATTTAGAGCCGCGTTTTACACAAAATAGTTTAAAGAAAGATTTAGGTAATAAATACATTCCCACAAAAAGTGCGAAGGCGAAAACTAAAAAAGTAGCCTCTCGGCAGCAAACCCAAAAGCAATCCAACAAAGATTTGAAAACAAATCAGAAAGAAATTGTAAAAAAAGAAGATGAAATAGACAAAAAAGAAGCCAAAGCCTTCTTTAAAGGCGAAACGATGCTTATTCCCGACAGTGTGAATAAGAAAACAGAAGCCTTTTGGCTCGAACAACGCCCCGTACCGCTTACAGCCGAAGAAAAAGAAGATTATGTCCGTAAAGATAGCATAGAATTAGTGGTAAATTCCAAAGCATATTTAGACTCTACCGATAAGGTAAATAATCGTTTCAAGTTCAATAGCCTACTTTTTGGCTACACTTATCAAAATCGTCATAAAAAATACAGACTTAGTACAAGTTCGCTTATCAATGGATTGAGCTTTAATACCGTTGAGGGTTGGGTAGTGAATCCTTCCATCAATTTAGTTAAATATGATAATGAAAAATATCGCTATCACTCCAATCTTTTTTCTGTGCGATATGGTTTTTCCTCTAAAAAATGGTATTATACCTTTAATCATTTCACAACTTTCGATTTGGTCAAGCGGCGGCAGTTTCGCTTTATCGCCCAGCGCGACATAAATCAATTTCACGTAGGCGCGATACAGCCTTTTATCAATACGCTTTATACGATTTTTGCAGAAGAAAATTACATCAAGCTCTATGAGCGCGATTTGATACATTTTGCCTACAATCAAGAACTTTTCAATGGCGTTTCGATTTATTTGGCGGGACAATGGGAAAACAGAAGAACGCTACAAAATGCAACAAATTTGCCAAAAACTTACATAGACTACGAGCATAAAATCTTCGATACCAATAATCCCATTCCGATTGAAGACCCCAACGTGCTGCCCACACAAAGCAAGGCAGTTCTCCTTTCGGCAAACCTACGTGTGCGGCTCAAACAAACCTATTTGATGCGTCCTTATCAAAAAGTAGTGTTGGAAACGCCTTATCCTACCCTCTACCTACGCTACCAAATGGGCGTGCCAATCTTAGGCGCAAGCAGCAATTTTCACCGTATCACGTTGGAAATCAATGACCAAACCAAAGTAGGGCGCATAGGAAACCTGCAATATCTCTTTAAAGCAGGAACTTTCCTACAGGCTCAAAACCTAACCTTCTTCGATTATCAGCACTTCGATACCTCCCCAATCCTACTGGCTCGCAGCGAAAACCTGCTATTTTTAAATCTGCCTTACTACGCCCATAGCACCAACGGCAATTTCGTTGAGGGACATCTTGAACATGATTTTGGTGGTTTTTTGATGAAAAAATTACCTCTCTTTCGCAAAACCACCGCTACCTTTGTCATCAAAGGAAGTTACTTATACACGAGTCAGAATACACAAGTAAGCAAACCCGTTCATTATGCAGAAATTAGCTTTGGCGTAACTAAAATACTAAAAACCTTACGTCTTGATTTGGTGCATAGCTGGAAATCTAATTGGGCGACACAAGAAGGCATCTACTACCAAAACCCTTGGGGCTTGCGCTTACGCTTCAATAACTAA